One window from the genome of Eucalyptus grandis isolate ANBG69807.140 chromosome 7, ASM1654582v1, whole genome shotgun sequence encodes:
- the LOC104454713 gene encoding B3 domain-containing protein Os06g0194400 isoform X2: MGKVVGSKRDYEECRRQRMEENKKRMEELRLNKLAAALTATSPKSTPVKQSKMRTPRRQPEPCSEPVRRSSRTANKPAPNYKEVIEINPSERVRRSYSRRDLLNRVYASDTIRTYAIERAEQLQSSLDAELPSFIKPMLQSHVTGGFWLSLPYNFCHKHIPHRDDTVTLVDEDGEEFETKYLIDKNGLSGGWRGFSIAHDLVDGDALVFQLIQPLTFKVHIVRAYESEEKEAGVAEGEDEEEAEDRGKEKKAEVRKEEKREADVKYLTRSAKRIRASRK, encoded by the exons ATGGGGAAAGTAGTCGGGTCGAAGAGGGACTACGAGGAGTGCCGTCGCCAGAGGATggaagagaacaagaagaggATGGAGGAGCTCCGCCTCAACAAGCTCGCCGCCGCCCTCACCGCCACTTCCCCCAAGTCCACCcca GTGAAGCAGAGCAAGATGCGGACTCCTCGAAGGCAGCCGGAGCCCTGCTCCGAGCCCGTGAGGCGCTCCAGCCGCACCGCCAACAAGCCTGCTCCTAACTACAAGGAA GTAATTGAAATCAACCCTTCGGAAAGAGTGAGGAG GAGCTACTCGCGAAGAGACCTGTTGAACAGGGTATATGCTTCTGATACGATAAGGACATATGCCATTGAGAGAGCAGAGCAACTTCAATCCAGCTTAGATGCAGAGTTACCAAGCTTTATCAAGCCCATGCTTCAGTCCCATGTCACAGGAGGCTTTTGGCTA AGCCTTCCATATAACTTCTGCCACAAGCATATCCCTCACCGGGATGACACTGTGACTCTCGTGGACGAGGATGGAGAAGAGTTCGAGACGAAGTATCTCATTGACAAGAATGGCCTTAGTGGCGGGTGGAGAGGTTTCTCCATTGCTCATGATCTTGTCGACGGAGATGCTCTGGTGTTTCAACTGATCCAGCCATTGACGTttaag GTACACATCGTCAGAGCCTATGAAtcagaggagaaggaagcggGAGTCGCTGAAggggaggacgaggaggaagcAGAAGATCGTGGAAAGGAGAAGAAAGCCGAAGTCcggaaagaggagaaaagggaaGCAGATGTCAAATACTTAACAAGAAGCGCCAAACGGATTCGAGCAA GTAGAAAGTGA
- the LOC104454713 gene encoding B3 domain-containing protein Os06g0194400 isoform X1 — MGKVVGSKRDYEECRRQRMEENKKRMEELRLNKLAAALTATSPKSTPVKQSKMRTPRRQPEPCSEPVRRSSRTANKPAPNYKEVIEINPSERVRSRSYSRRDLLNRVYASDTIRTYAIERAEQLQSSLDAELPSFIKPMLQSHVTGGFWLSLPYNFCHKHIPHRDDTVTLVDEDGEEFETKYLIDKNGLSGGWRGFSIAHDLVDGDALVFQLIQPLTFKVHIVRAYESEEKEAGVAEGEDEEEAEDRGKEKKAEVRKEEKREADVKYLTRSAKRIRASRK, encoded by the exons ATGGGGAAAGTAGTCGGGTCGAAGAGGGACTACGAGGAGTGCCGTCGCCAGAGGATggaagagaacaagaagaggATGGAGGAGCTCCGCCTCAACAAGCTCGCCGCCGCCCTCACCGCCACTTCCCCCAAGTCCACCcca GTGAAGCAGAGCAAGATGCGGACTCCTCGAAGGCAGCCGGAGCCCTGCTCCGAGCCCGTGAGGCGCTCCAGCCGCACCGCCAACAAGCCTGCTCCTAACTACAAGGAA GTAATTGAAATCAACCCTTCGGAAAGAGTGAGGAG TAGGAGCTACTCGCGAAGAGACCTGTTGAACAGGGTATATGCTTCTGATACGATAAGGACATATGCCATTGAGAGAGCAGAGCAACTTCAATCCAGCTTAGATGCAGAGTTACCAAGCTTTATCAAGCCCATGCTTCAGTCCCATGTCACAGGAGGCTTTTGGCTA AGCCTTCCATATAACTTCTGCCACAAGCATATCCCTCACCGGGATGACACTGTGACTCTCGTGGACGAGGATGGAGAAGAGTTCGAGACGAAGTATCTCATTGACAAGAATGGCCTTAGTGGCGGGTGGAGAGGTTTCTCCATTGCTCATGATCTTGTCGACGGAGATGCTCTGGTGTTTCAACTGATCCAGCCATTGACGTttaag GTACACATCGTCAGAGCCTATGAAtcagaggagaaggaagcggGAGTCGCTGAAggggaggacgaggaggaagcAGAAGATCGTGGAAAGGAGAAGAAAGCCGAAGTCcggaaagaggagaaaagggaaGCAGATGTCAAATACTTAACAAGAAGCGCCAAACGGATTCGAGCAA GTAGAAAGTGA